One genomic segment of Paraburkholderia aromaticivorans includes these proteins:
- a CDS encoding peptidoglycan DD-metalloendopeptidase family protein: MKPSLSRCVRWGFATLCALSLAGSLAGCAPFRSGTVPRGSAHVAGTSPSLALPAAESAPAVPAGFYRVNPGDTQTGVARAFGREPAAIGQWNGLLPDDGLQIGQVLRVAPPVAEDGLPPSTTSSDSRAQARALFADGSNRPPPAAARLGWPAGGPVIERFVAGSTKGIVVGGHAGEPVRAASGGRVVYSGGRIAAYGKLIIIKHDRRLLTAYGNNRALLVKEGAAVKAGAPIAEMGADDKGQASLRFEVRVDGRPVDPLAYLPNRP, encoded by the coding sequence ATGAAGCCCTCTTTGTCCCGCTGCGTCAGATGGGGCTTTGCCACGCTGTGCGCGTTGTCGCTCGCCGGGTCGTTGGCCGGCTGCGCACCGTTCAGGTCGGGCACGGTGCCTCGTGGGTCGGCGCACGTTGCCGGCACGTCGCCGTCCCTGGCTTTGCCCGCAGCCGAATCGGCGCCTGCGGTCCCGGCCGGCTTCTACCGCGTCAATCCCGGCGATACGCAGACCGGCGTTGCCAGAGCGTTCGGTCGCGAGCCCGCGGCGATCGGGCAGTGGAACGGCCTTTTGCCCGATGACGGTCTGCAAATCGGCCAGGTGCTGCGCGTCGCGCCGCCGGTGGCCGAGGATGGCTTGCCGCCATCGACCACGTCATCGGATTCACGTGCGCAGGCGCGCGCGCTCTTCGCCGATGGCTCGAACCGGCCTCCGCCCGCCGCGGCACGACTCGGGTGGCCGGCCGGCGGCCCGGTGATCGAGCGATTCGTTGCGGGCAGCACGAAGGGGATCGTGGTGGGCGGGCACGCCGGCGAACCGGTGAGGGCCGCGTCGGGCGGCCGTGTCGTGTACTCGGGCGGCCGGATCGCGGCGTACGGCAAGCTGATCATCATCAAGCACGACAGGCGTCTATTGACGGCATACGGCAACAACCGCGCGTTGCTAGTCAAGGAAGGCGCGGCCGTCAAGGCGGGCGCCCCGATCGCCGAAATGGGCGCGGACGATAAAGGCCAGGCGTCGTTGCGCTTCGAAGTGCGAGTGGACGGCAGACCGGTCGATCCGCTCGCGTACCTGCCCAACCGCCCGTGA
- a CDS encoding septal ring lytic transglycosylase RlpA family protein, with the protein MIFRFQYFGAGRRGLMVALAGTLLTLAGCAQLEPVSSSLNDAGAPALSNRVTRPRPLQAAGVAAQRASVTLGDEPLPGRATGDDVPSSTAVRACGSTFQQTGMASWYGKRFNGRRTASGERYDMRALTAAHRTLPLGACVRVTAVGSARSVIVRINDRGPFVQGRVIDLSYAAARLLGFGMAGNAQVTLERLAAVPVCPEGRGT; encoded by the coding sequence ATGATCTTCAGGTTTCAATATTTTGGTGCGGGCCGGCGCGGTTTGATGGTCGCGCTAGCCGGTACGTTGCTCACGCTCGCCGGATGCGCGCAGCTGGAACCCGTCAGCAGTTCGCTGAACGATGCCGGCGCTCCCGCACTCTCGAACCGGGTCACGCGCCCACGTCCGTTGCAAGCCGCCGGTGTGGCCGCCCAGCGCGCGTCAGTCACCCTCGGCGATGAGCCGCTACCCGGTCGCGCAACCGGCGACGATGTGCCATCGTCCACAGCCGTCCGCGCATGCGGCAGCACCTTCCAGCAAACCGGAATGGCGTCGTGGTACGGCAAGCGCTTCAACGGCCGCCGCACTGCGAGCGGCGAACGCTACGACATGCGCGCGCTCACCGCCGCGCATCGGACCTTGCCGCTGGGCGCGTGCGTGCGGGTGACGGCCGTCGGCAGCGCGCGATCGGTGATCGTTCGCATCAACGATCGCGGTCCGTTCGTGCAGGGAAGGGTCATCGATCTGTCGTACGCGGCCGCGCGCTTGCTCGGTTTCGGTATGGCAGGCAATGCGCAGGTCACGCTGGAGCGCCTTGCTGCGGTACCCGTCTGCCCGGAAGGCCGGGGCACCTGA
- a CDS encoding response regulator transcription factor produces MRIAVLDDDSAQADLVCQTLSAAGHICHAYGAGRELVRQLRRQTFDLLVLDWNVPDMSGEEVLRWVRESLSERLPVLFMTSRGRESDITSILNTGADDYVVKPVSAAVLLARVGSLLRRAYHLKPAAVKEVFGEFEFDLGARHVVVRGATVAVTQKEFELALLLFQHLSRPLSRAHILDVIWKQATDIPSRTMDTHVSMLRSKLGLRPEHGYRLTPIYGYGYRLERIESATPPAALDPRAEAGDA; encoded by the coding sequence ATGAGAATTGCAGTCCTGGATGACGATTCGGCTCAGGCCGATCTTGTTTGCCAAACGCTGTCGGCGGCGGGCCATATCTGTCACGCATACGGTGCGGGCCGCGAACTGGTGCGGCAACTGCGGCGCCAGACGTTCGATCTGCTGGTGCTCGACTGGAACGTGCCCGACATGTCCGGTGAAGAGGTGCTGCGCTGGGTGCGGGAGAGTCTCTCCGAGCGCCTGCCGGTGCTGTTCATGACGAGCCGCGGCCGCGAAAGCGACATCACGTCGATTCTCAACACGGGTGCGGACGACTATGTCGTCAAGCCGGTGTCCGCCGCGGTGTTGCTGGCGCGAGTCGGCTCCTTGCTGCGCCGCGCGTATCACCTCAAGCCGGCCGCGGTGAAGGAAGTTTTCGGCGAATTCGAATTCGATCTGGGCGCGAGGCACGTGGTGGTGCGCGGCGCGACGGTGGCCGTCACGCAGAAGGAATTCGAACTCGCGCTGCTGCTGTTCCAGCATCTGAGCCGGCCGTTGTCGCGTGCGCATATTCTCGACGTGATCTGGAAGCAGGCGACCGACATCCCGTCGCGCACCATGGACACCCACGTATCGATGCTGCGCAGCAAGCTCGGTCTGCGCCCGGAGCACGGCTACCGTCTGACGCCGATTTACGGCTATGGCTACCGGCTGGAGCGGATCGAATCCGCGACGCCGCCGGCCGCGCTCGACCCCCGCGCCGAAGCGGGGGACGCGTGA
- a CDS encoding FecR domain-containing protein: protein MTLSAAAAPRGSTVAPGRRHGALLAVSGLLAMACFAPVSAHAQSPRATKPRVKAAAPVYVSYVTRDGDTLYDIASHAMRDPSDWAVLSRLNHVPAPRRMPAGIVLRLPADKLKQEQESARVIATSGPAEHAFGKNPYVPIEQGTTLGEGDRIRTGENGFVTLELPDGSHVTVAQNGLLEIGALRSTTLTGATDRVLELRGGEVESQVTHATKKDDRFQIRSPSVVAGVRGTRFKVAYDNGAQTTAVEVLDGAVGVDAAGPGGRGAAPLPGVPLQASAQLVKARFGSVTRAGETVGGPVELLPALTLAQPAKVQDGNTVAFDLVAAEHAVAYRVQIARDADQLDLIRDLRVSVPHADFGDLADGTYFVRIAAIDANGLEGLPQVYAFERRQLGLAASAAQRAGSRDYEFRWFVNRAAVATRFRFVLAATADLRHPLVDRTDLSGGQLVVSDLPAGVYYWTIVAEQFENGRFYEKNSAVRSFTLAR from the coding sequence GTGACGTTGTCCGCCGCAGCGGCGCCGCGCGGCAGCACGGTTGCGCCGGGCCGCCGCCATGGTGCGCTGCTCGCGGTAAGCGGCCTGCTCGCGATGGCCTGCTTCGCGCCGGTGTCGGCGCATGCCCAGTCGCCGCGCGCGACGAAGCCGCGGGTGAAAGCCGCGGCGCCCGTGTACGTTTCGTATGTGACCCGCGACGGCGACACGCTGTACGACATCGCCAGCCACGCCATGCGTGACCCGAGTGACTGGGCCGTGCTGAGCCGCCTGAATCATGTGCCCGCGCCACGCCGCATGCCGGCGGGCATCGTTTTGCGTCTGCCCGCCGATAAACTCAAACAGGAACAGGAGTCGGCCCGCGTGATCGCGACGAGCGGACCGGCCGAGCATGCGTTCGGCAAGAATCCCTACGTGCCGATCGAGCAGGGCACGACGCTTGGCGAAGGCGATCGCATCCGCACCGGGGAAAACGGCTTTGTGACGCTGGAATTGCCCGACGGCTCGCATGTCACGGTCGCGCAAAACGGCCTGCTGGAAATCGGCGCGCTGCGGAGCACCACGCTGACCGGCGCCACCGACCGTGTGCTCGAACTGCGCGGCGGCGAAGTGGAAAGCCAGGTCACGCATGCGACAAAGAAAGATGACCGCTTCCAGATCCGCTCGCCGTCTGTCGTGGCGGGCGTGCGCGGAACCCGCTTCAAGGTCGCCTACGACAACGGCGCGCAAACCACCGCGGTGGAGGTGCTCGACGGCGCGGTCGGCGTCGACGCGGCCGGCCCCGGCGGACGCGGCGCGGCGCCGCTGCCGGGCGTGCCGCTGCAGGCCTCCGCGCAACTCGTGAAGGCGCGCTTTGGCAGCGTGACGCGGGCAGGCGAGACGGTCGGCGGGCCGGTCGAGTTGCTGCCCGCGCTCACGCTCGCGCAGCCGGCCAAGGTGCAGGACGGCAACACGGTCGCGTTCGATCTCGTTGCGGCCGAACACGCCGTGGCGTACCGCGTGCAGATCGCGCGCGACGCCGACCAGCTCGACCTGATTCGCGATCTGCGCGTGAGCGTGCCGCATGCGGATTTCGGCGACCTCGCCGACGGCACCTATTTCGTGCGGATCGCCGCGATCGACGCCAACGGACTCGAAGGTCTGCCGCAGGTGTATGCCTTCGAACGGCGCCAGCTCGGGCTGGCCGCCTCGGCGGCCCAGCGCGCCGGCAGCCGCGACTATGAGTTCCGCTGGTTCGTGAACCGCGCCGCGGTGGCGACACGCTTTCGTTTCGTGCTCGCGGCGACCGCCGACCTGCGTCATCCGCTCGTCGACCGCACCGATCTGTCGGGCGGCCAACTGGTCGTGAGCGATCTGCCGGCCGGCGTCTACTACTGGACGATCGTCGCCGAGCAGTTCGAGAACGGCCGCTTCTACGAAAAGAACAGCGCGGTGCGCTCGTTTACGCTTGCGCGCTGA
- a CDS encoding CHASE2 domain-containing protein — protein MPTTSTRLSLDPRARLGRRAGRRFLIEWAGIGCLGIVVILLSSLGRLSASVDHLVYDRFLSLHTQPLLRDIVVLEIDNASIAQLGRWPWPRSVHAKLLEQIASAKPAAVIYDVLFTEPNPQDAELARAIALSPTYLPVLLSAPDSAGRRTVVEPAGPLAHAAAGLGHINLEVDSDGIVRSVAQYEGDADSRWPQLMVPVAEAVEHGALHRDGRRPARASAVAASGHDGGEDRFLIPFGPNAQHYPTLSFARVLAGDVTPEQLRGRIVLIGVTASGLYDRFATPVSGELGPLPGVYIHANVLDTLLTGREIEPAARWALFAVSLVPLAALLAGFLVLSPRRSLLLTGALCVLASAGSAVLLYGARLWLSPVPAIVGVVAVYPIWNWRRLEMTMAYLREELQRLADEPHLLPETPQRRREFGGDVLEQHMALMAQAAQRVQDMKRFVWDSLDSMPEPILVSDVRGVVLIANHAAKAHFARLGAPLPEGRPMRDVLGGLTLVKTIDGDAASDAENNLLARAHWPAPLDPARHEFAALMAHGVEVRDARERDHLLRYANCTNEQGETTGWIAGLVDVSALHAAERQREDALRLLSHDMRSPQASILALVEIERARREPVLARGLLERIERYAQRALTLADDFVQLARAESQTYVLEPVSLTELLIDASDEVWPQAHAKRIALHTETAASDAADDGGHWICADRSLMTRALVNILNNAVKYSPPDTQIVCSVASATPKAVPGAARRVSCTIRDQGYGIPKEQQAGLFERFRRFHEAERPDVGGAGLGMAFVKTVVTRHGGDVEVASEPGQGTAFTIRLPVLEEAQSGAALTPRT, from the coding sequence TTGCCGACCACCTCTACGCGCCTGAGCCTCGATCCACGCGCCCGTCTCGGACGGCGCGCCGGCCGCCGCTTCCTGATCGAATGGGCGGGCATCGGCTGTCTGGGCATCGTGGTGATTCTGCTCAGTTCGCTTGGCCGCCTGAGCGCGAGCGTCGATCATCTGGTCTACGACCGCTTTCTGAGCCTGCACACCCAGCCTTTGCTGCGCGATATCGTGGTGCTCGAAATCGACAACGCGAGCATCGCGCAACTGGGCCGCTGGCCGTGGCCGCGCAGCGTCCACGCAAAGCTGCTCGAACAGATCGCAAGCGCGAAGCCCGCCGCAGTGATCTACGACGTCCTGTTCACCGAGCCCAATCCGCAAGACGCCGAGCTCGCCCGCGCCATCGCGCTGAGTCCGACCTATCTGCCGGTGCTGCTGAGCGCGCCCGATAGCGCCGGGCGCCGCACCGTGGTCGAGCCGGCGGGGCCGCTCGCGCATGCGGCGGCGGGGCTCGGCCATATCAATCTCGAAGTCGACAGCGACGGCATCGTGCGCAGCGTCGCGCAATACGAGGGCGACGCCGACTCCCGCTGGCCGCAATTGATGGTGCCGGTCGCCGAGGCGGTCGAACATGGCGCGCTGCATCGGGATGGCCGCCGGCCCGCCCGCGCTTCGGCCGTGGCCGCGTCCGGCCACGACGGCGGCGAAGACCGTTTCCTGATCCCGTTCGGTCCGAACGCGCAGCACTATCCGACGCTGAGTTTCGCCCGCGTACTCGCCGGCGACGTGACGCCGGAGCAGTTGCGCGGCCGCATCGTGCTGATCGGCGTGACCGCGTCCGGCTTGTACGACCGCTTTGCGACGCCCGTGTCCGGCGAACTCGGGCCGCTGCCCGGCGTGTATATCCATGCGAACGTGCTCGACACGCTGCTGACGGGCCGCGAGATCGAGCCCGCCGCGCGCTGGGCGCTGTTCGCGGTGTCGCTCGTGCCGCTTGCCGCGCTGCTGGCCGGTTTTCTGGTGCTGTCGCCGCGCCGTTCGTTGCTGCTGACCGGCGCGCTGTGCGTGCTCGCGTCCGCCGGCAGTGCGGTCTTGCTGTACGGCGCGCGGCTGTGGCTGTCGCCGGTGCCGGCGATCGTCGGCGTGGTGGCCGTCTATCCGATCTGGAACTGGCGGCGCCTTGAAATGACGATGGCCTATCTGCGCGAAGAACTGCAACGCCTCGCCGACGAACCCCATCTGCTGCCGGAAACGCCGCAGCGCCGCCGCGAATTCGGCGGCGACGTGCTGGAGCAGCACATGGCGCTGATGGCGCAGGCCGCGCAGCGCGTGCAGGACATGAAGCGTTTCGTGTGGGACAGCCTCGACAGCATGCCGGAGCCGATTCTCGTGAGCGACGTGCGCGGCGTCGTGCTGATCGCGAATCATGCCGCCAAGGCGCATTTCGCGCGTCTGGGCGCGCCGCTGCCCGAAGGCCGTCCGATGCGGGACGTGCTGGGCGGCCTGACGCTCGTGAAGACGATCGACGGCGACGCGGCGTCGGATGCCGAAAACAATCTGCTCGCGCGCGCGCACTGGCCGGCGCCGCTCGATCCGGCGCGCCACGAATTCGCCGCGCTGATGGCGCATGGCGTCGAAGTGCGCGACGCCCGCGAGCGCGACCATCTGCTGCGCTACGCGAACTGCACCAACGAGCAGGGCGAGACCACCGGCTGGATCGCGGGTCTCGTCGACGTGTCGGCCTTGCACGCGGCCGAGCGTCAGCGCGAAGACGCGCTGCGGCTCCTGTCGCACGACATGCGTTCGCCGCAGGCGTCGATTCTGGCGCTGGTGGAGATCGAGCGCGCCCGCCGCGAGCCGGTGCTCGCGCGCGGCTTGCTGGAGCGTATCGAGCGCTACGCGCAGCGCGCGCTCACGCTTGCCGACGACTTCGTGCAACTGGCGCGCGCCGAATCGCAAACGTATGTGCTGGAACCGGTGAGCCTGACAGAACTGCTGATCGACGCCAGCGACGAGGTCTGGCCGCAGGCCCACGCGAAGCGCATCGCGTTGCACACGGAGACCGCCGCGAGCGATGCCGCCGACGACGGCGGCCACTGGATCTGCGCCGACCGTTCGCTGATGACGCGCGCGCTCGTCAACATTCTGAACAACGCGGTCAAGTACAGTCCGCCGGATACGCAGATCGTGTGCAGCGTCGCGAGCGCGACGCCCAAGGCCGTGCCGGGCGCGGCGCGGCGCGTGTCGTGCACGATTCGCGATCAGGGTTACGGCATTCCGAAGGAGCAGCAGGCGGGCCTGTTCGAGCGCTTCCGGCGCTTTCACGAAGCCGAGCGGCCCGACGTGGGCGGTGCCGGGCTCGGCATGGCTTTCGTCAAGACGGTTGTCACGCGCCACGGCGGCGATGTCGAGGTGGCGAGCGAACCCGGGCAGGGCACGGCGTTCACGATCCGCCTGCCGGTGCTCGAAGAGGCGCAATCCGGCGCCGCCCTCACGCCGCGGACTTGA
- a CDS encoding DUF4136 domain-containing protein, translated as MVKAILIGAALAAASLSGCAGLSADVHTAATANAAAVLQGERTYAISRMPSQEASADHPRFESLLTDELARQGLVETAGPSARYLLSVAYDTRPAAIGVGEKGCTPGDCGRARDAPFSLFSGRAYRHALTLRFFERASGQEVYKVSASSSDRDADPLHAMPALVKSALARFPFDAPPDWRVKLRTDKTGGVPVVTSVKPLQP; from the coding sequence ATGGTGAAAGCAATCCTGATCGGTGCCGCGCTGGCTGCGGCGAGTCTCTCCGGTTGCGCGGGCCTGAGCGCCGACGTGCATACCGCCGCCACCGCGAACGCCGCCGCCGTGCTGCAAGGCGAACGGACCTACGCGATTTCGCGCATGCCGTCGCAAGAGGCCAGCGCGGATCATCCGCGCTTCGAAAGCTTGCTCACGGACGAGTTGGCCAGGCAGGGCCTGGTCGAAACGGCGGGGCCGTCGGCCCGTTATCTGCTCTCGGTGGCTTACGACACGCGGCCGGCGGCGATCGGTGTCGGTGAAAAAGGCTGCACGCCGGGCGACTGCGGGCGCGCGCGCGACGCCCCGTTCTCGCTGTTCAGCGGCCGGGCTTACCGGCACGCGCTGACGCTGCGTTTCTTCGAGCGCGCGAGCGGACAGGAAGTGTATAAAGTCAGCGCGTCGAGCAGCGATCGCGACGCGGATCCGCTGCATGCCATGCCCGCGCTCGTCAAAAGCGCGCTGGCCAGGTTTCCGTTCGATGCGCCGCCCGACTGGCGTGTGAAACTGCGTACCGACAAAACGGGCGGCGTGCCGGTGGTGACCTCGGTGAAGCCGCTGCAACCGTAA
- the bluB gene encoding 5,6-dimethylbenzimidazole synthase, whose protein sequence is MAQPFNDSERDAVYRAIYERRDMRHFVRDAVDPAVLRRLLDAAHHAPSVGFMQPWRIARITDSTLRAALHDTVEAERLATADALGQRREEFMKLKVEGMLECGELLVMALMDGRERHIFGRRTLPEMDLASVACAIQNMWLAARAEGLGMGWVSLFDVDAVRRLLHMPDGARPVAILCLGHVDQFYSEPMLETERWASRLPLADCVFENRWPEDRNAPQ, encoded by the coding sequence ATGGCGCAGCCTTTTAACGATTCCGAGCGCGACGCCGTCTACCGCGCGATTTACGAACGCCGCGACATGCGCCATTTCGTGCGCGATGCGGTCGACCCGGCCGTGCTGCGGCGTCTGCTCGACGCGGCGCATCACGCGCCGAGCGTCGGCTTCATGCAGCCATGGCGGATCGCGCGCATCACCGATTCCACGCTGCGCGCGGCCTTGCATGACACGGTGGAAGCCGAACGCCTCGCCACCGCCGACGCGCTCGGCCAACGCCGCGAAGAATTCATGAAGCTGAAAGTGGAAGGCATGCTGGAATGCGGCGAGCTGCTGGTGATGGCGCTGATGGACGGACGCGAGCGCCATATCTTCGGCCGCCGCACCTTGCCGGAGATGGACCTCGCGTCGGTGGCGTGCGCGATCCAGAACATGTGGCTCGCCGCGCGCGCGGAAGGTCTGGGCATGGGCTGGGTGTCGCTGTTCGACGTCGACGCGGTGCGCCGGCTGCTGCACATGCCCGACGGCGCGCGGCCCGTGGCGATTCTGTGTCTGGGGCACGTCGACCAGTTCTACAGCGAGCCGATGCTGGAAACCGAACGTTGGGCGAGCCGTCTGCCGCTCGCCGACTGCGTCTTCGAAAACCGCTGGCCGGAGGACCGCAACGCGCCGCAATGA
- a CDS encoding cobyrinate a,c-diamide synthase, with protein MTGPHGTAADTSAGETSPGACPALFISAPASGQGKTTITAGLARYHRRLGRRVRVFKTGPDFLDPMILARASGAPVLSLDLWMVGETACRNLLAQAAAEADLILIEGVMGLFDGTPSSADLATTFGVPVLAVISAKAMAQTFGAVAFGLAQFRPQVPFYGVLANRVGSARHAQMLEEALPHGLRWCGHIAASDEIALPDRHLGLHQADEIDDLDARLDHAADTLGGTPLAELPPPVEFGAPAPQPLPRLLEGRTIAIARDAAFSFIYPANVALLEALGARIEYFSPLADQPLPEHADALYLPGGYPELHAAALAGNTRSAAGIRAHAGAGKPLVAECGGMLYLLNRLTDAHGASTPMLGLLPGHATMQTRFTALGMQQIDSLHGPMTGHTFHYSKLNTPLMPLRSATRPQGGAPGEAVYRAGSIVASYMHAYWPSNPAFAAALFHGAAF; from the coding sequence ATGACCGGCCCCCACGGCACGGCCGCCGACACGTCTGCCGGGGAGACTTCGCCCGGAGCGTGCCCCGCCCTCTTTATCAGCGCGCCCGCGTCGGGCCAGGGCAAGACCACGATCACCGCGGGTCTGGCGCGCTACCATCGGCGGCTGGGGCGACGCGTACGCGTCTTCAAGACCGGACCCGACTTTCTCGATCCGATGATCCTCGCGCGCGCGAGCGGCGCGCCCGTCCTCTCGCTCGATCTGTGGATGGTGGGCGAAACCGCCTGCCGCAACCTGCTCGCGCAAGCGGCCGCCGAAGCCGATCTGATCCTGATCGAAGGCGTGATGGGCTTGTTCGACGGCACGCCGAGCAGCGCCGATCTCGCCACCACCTTCGGCGTGCCGGTGCTCGCGGTCATTTCGGCGAAGGCGATGGCGCAGACCTTCGGCGCGGTGGCCTTCGGGCTCGCGCAATTCCGGCCGCAGGTGCCGTTTTACGGCGTGCTCGCCAACCGCGTCGGCTCCGCGCGGCACGCGCAGATGCTCGAAGAGGCGTTGCCGCATGGGCTGCGCTGGTGCGGCCACATTGCCGCCAGCGACGAAATCGCGCTGCCCGACCGTCACCTCGGCCTGCACCAGGCGGACGAAATCGACGATCTCGACGCGCGCCTCGATCACGCCGCCGACACGCTCGGCGGCACCCCGCTTGCCGAACTGCCGCCGCCGGTCGAGTTCGGCGCGCCCGCGCCGCAGCCTCTGCCGCGCCTGCTGGAAGGCCGGACGATCGCCATCGCGCGCGACGCCGCATTCTCGTTCATCTATCCGGCCAACGTCGCGCTGCTGGAAGCCCTCGGTGCGCGGATCGAATACTTTTCGCCGCTCGCCGACCAGCCACTGCCCGAACACGCTGATGCGCTGTACCTGCCCGGCGGCTACCCGGAACTGCACGCGGCGGCGCTGGCGGGCAACACGCGCAGCGCCGCCGGCATTCGCGCGCACGCGGGCGCCGGCAAGCCGCTCGTGGCCGAATGCGGCGGCATGCTCTATCTGCTTAACCGGCTCACCGACGCGCACGGCGCCAGCACGCCGATGCTCGGCCTGCTGCCCGGCCACGCGACGATGCAAACGCGTTTCACCGCGCTCGGCATGCAGCAGATCGACAGCCTGCACGGGCCGATGACCGGCCACACGTTTCACTATTCGAAGCTGAACACCCCGCTCATGCCGCTGCGCTCGGCCACCCGGCCGCAAGGCGGCGCGCCCGGCGAAGCCGTCTACCGCGCCGGCTCGATCGTGGCGAGCTACATGCACGCTTACTGGCCCTCCAACCCGGCCTTCGCGGCCGCCCTGTTCCATGGCGCAGCCTTTTAA
- the cobO gene encoding cob(I)yrinic acid a,c-diamide adenosyltransferase, with translation MKTDPESHQRMTERRREGHEKKQANATVEKGLLIVNTGTGKGKTTAAFGMAVRVLGHGMRLGVVQFIKGALHTSERDFLGAIANCDFVTMGDGYTWNTQNRDADIATARKGWDEARRMIESGEYQMVILDELNTVLKYEYLPLDEVLSVLTARAPMVHVVVTGRHAPDALIEAADLVTEMRIVKHPYREQGVKAQRGVEF, from the coding sequence ATGAAGACCGATCCCGAATCGCACCAACGCATGACCGAGCGCCGGCGCGAAGGCCACGAGAAGAAACAGGCCAACGCCACCGTCGAGAAAGGCCTGCTGATCGTCAACACCGGCACCGGCAAGGGCAAGACCACCGCCGCGTTCGGCATGGCCGTGCGCGTGCTGGGCCACGGCATGCGCCTCGGCGTCGTGCAATTCATCAAGGGCGCGCTGCACACGTCGGAGCGAGACTTTCTCGGCGCGATCGCCAATTGCGATTTCGTCACAATGGGCGACGGCTACACCTGGAACACGCAGAACCGCGACGCCGACATCGCGACCGCGCGCAAAGGCTGGGATGAAGCGCGCCGCATGATCGAGAGCGGCGAGTATCAGATGGTGATCCTCGACGAACTGAACACGGTGCTCAAGTACGAATACCTGCCGCTCGACGAAGTCCTGTCGGTACTGACCGCGCGCGCGCCGATGGTGCACGTGGTGGTGACCGGCCGTCACGCGCCGGACGCGTTGATCGAAGCAGCCGACCTCGTCACGGAAATGCGCATCGTCAAGCATCCGTATCGCGAGCAGGGCGTGAAAGCGCAGCGCGGCGTGGAGTTCTGA
- a CDS encoding cobalamin biosynthesis protein, whose protein sequence is MKTLSVGIGCRLHSPAEQIEAAVRAALGPHAFDAIRTVASVDTKAGETGLREFCARHALPLTFFSRAQIAAMPVTEPSAAVRGHLGVDGVCEPCALLAATAGLGDLAACNDVPRAALLMRKTVHAGVAVAIATTTTVADHEHPNNDTQEPNLP, encoded by the coding sequence ATGAAAACGCTGAGCGTCGGCATTGGCTGCCGTTTGCACAGCCCGGCTGAGCAGATCGAAGCGGCGGTGCGCGCCGCGCTCGGCCCGCATGCATTCGACGCAATCCGCACCGTGGCTTCGGTCGATACCAAAGCCGGCGAAACGGGCCTGCGCGAATTCTGCGCACGTCATGCCCTGCCGCTGACATTCTTCAGCCGTGCACAGATCGCGGCGATGCCCGTGACGGAGCCTTCGGCGGCAGTGCGCGGGCACCTCGGCGTGGACGGCGTGTGCGAGCCGTGCGCGCTGCTTGCCGCAACGGCCGGGCTCGGCGACCTCGCCGCTTGCAATGACGTGCCGCGCGCCGCGCTCCTCATGCGCAAAACGGTGCATGCCGGCGTCGCCGTGGCGATCGCCACGACCACCACCGTCGCTGATCACGAACACCCCAACAACGACACTCAGGAACCGAACCTGCCATGA
- the cobA gene encoding uroporphyrinogen-III C-methyltransferase produces the protein MSRAWLIGAGPGDVELMTLKATRALAQADVVLVDDLVNPEVLQFARADARIVYVGKRGGHPSTPQAGIVAQLLDHVRAGRSVARLKGGDPFVFGRGGEEQQALHAAGVEVEVINGITAGIAAPAAIGIPVTHRDYAQGVVFVTGHGAGSGEPDWAALAATQMTLVIYMGMRRLDDIVGALLAAGMSADTPCAAIESATRPEQRHALARLGEFAATVSRAGLGSPAIVVIGGVVSLALMRAAAQADAATPGAHGAATP, from the coding sequence ATGAGCCGCGCCTGGTTGATCGGCGCCGGACCCGGCGACGTCGAACTCATGACGCTCAAGGCGACCCGCGCGTTGGCGCAAGCCGATGTGGTGCTGGTCGACGATCTGGTGAATCCCGAGGTGCTGCAGTTCGCGCGCGCCGATGCACGGATCGTCTACGTCGGCAAACGCGGCGGACATCCGTCCACGCCGCAGGCCGGCATCGTCGCACAGTTGCTTGATCATGTGCGGGCCGGGCGCAGCGTCGCGCGCCTGAAAGGCGGCGATCCGTTCGTGTTCGGCCGGGGCGGCGAAGAACAGCAGGCGCTGCATGCCGCCGGCGTCGAGGTCGAAGTCATCAACGGCATTACGGCGGGAATCGCGGCGCCCGCGGCCATCGGCATTCCGGTCACGCATCGCGACTACGCGCAAGGCGTGGTGTTCGTCACCGGGCACGGCGCGGGCAGCGGCGAGCCGGACTGGGCCGCGCTCGCGGCCACGCAGATGACGCTCGTGATCTATATGGGCATGCGGCGGCTCGACGATATCGTCGGCGCGTTGCTCGCGGCGGGCATGAGCGCCGACACGCCATGCGCGGCGATCGAGTCGGCCACCCGTCCCGAGCAACGCCATGCGCTCGCACGGCTGGGCGAGTTCGCCGCTACCGTCTCGCGCGCCGGACTCGGCTCGCCGGCGATCGTGGTGATCGGCGGCGTGGTGTCGCTCGCGTTGATGCGCGCAGCGGCGCAGGCCGATGCCGCGACGCCGGGCGCGCACGGAGCGGCTACGCCATGA